Proteins from a single region of Dehalococcoidia bacterium:
- a CDS encoding nitroreductase family protein, whose protein sequence is MAEDIGLFEAIYSQRAIRYFKSDPVPDELIHKLIEAGTKAPSGGNRQGWKFLVITDAETKKKIGEYYEQGWEHAYGSANPNPPDIQSHVRRSADHLARTIGQAPVLLMACIEHDGGPSTMGRGGSIFPSVQNILLTARGLGLGSCLTSLHKRYEDEIKELLGIPENVETAALLPIGFPADNNRYGPTRRQPVEEVAYREKWGEGW, encoded by the coding sequence ATGGCAGAAGACATCGGCCTGTTCGAGGCCATCTACTCACAACGCGCGATACGCTACTTCAAGTCCGACCCGGTTCCGGACGAGCTTATCCACAAGCTGATCGAGGCGGGTACGAAGGCTCCCAGCGGCGGCAACAGGCAGGGCTGGAAGTTCCTGGTTATCACAGATGCTGAGACTAAGAAGAAGATCGGCGAATACTACGAGCAGGGCTGGGAGCACGCATATGGCTCCGCCAACCCGAATCCGCCGGACATCCAGTCTCACGTTCGAAGGTCGGCAGACCACCTGGCAAGGACGATAGGCCAGGCCCCGGTCCTCCTGATGGCGTGCATCGAGCACGACGGAGGTCCATCGACGATGGGTCGGGGAGGTTCGATCTTTCCTTCCGTGCAGAACATCCTGCTGACAGCGCGTGGGCTCGGACTCGGCAGCTGCCTGACCAGTCTTCACAAACGGTATGAAGATGAGATCAAGGAACTCCTCGGAATACCTGAGAACGTAGAGACGGCTGCGCTGCTGCCAATCGGGTTCCCCGCTGACAACAACCGCTACGGTCCGACCCGTCGCCAGCCTGTCGAAGAGGTCGCTTACAGGGA
- a CDS encoding site-2 protease family protein, whose product MLISSIDLFERDPLLGLITVVTLCASLVIGITVHEFSHAYVATSLGDRTAANLGRLSLNPIRHLDPLGSVLILLAGFGWGKPVPVSPTFLRIGQRIGLAMVSLAGPLSNIIAAAVFGIAVRADVAGLAGPEFTVGRFEGRALIEFALVSLVRWNLVLAVFNLLPIAPLDGFKVALGVLPKDAASAYAKTERYGPGILLILILAGIVFGIPVFSTVIWPVVNLFGDIILGSSLL is encoded by the coding sequence TTGCTAATCTCGTCGATCGATCTGTTCGAGAGAGACCCGCTCCTGGGTCTGATAACGGTCGTTACACTGTGCGCTTCGCTCGTAATAGGGATTACCGTCCACGAGTTCAGCCATGCGTATGTGGCGACGTCACTCGGCGACCGCACAGCCGCCAACCTGGGGCGACTCTCGCTCAATCCTATACGGCACCTGGACCCGTTGGGCAGCGTGCTTATCCTTCTAGCCGGTTTCGGCTGGGGCAAGCCCGTGCCGGTCAGTCCGACCTTCCTGCGAATCGGGCAGCGAATTGGGCTGGCGATGGTATCACTGGCCGGGCCGCTATCGAACATCATAGCTGCCGCCGTGTTCGGTATCGCAGTTAGGGCTGACGTTGCGGGGCTGGCAGGTCCGGAGTTTACTGTCGGCAGGTTCGAAGGCAGAGCCCTGATTGAGTTCGCCCTCGTATCTCTAGTGAGATGGAACCTGGTACTCGCCGTATTCAACCTGCTCCCCATCGCTCCGCTAGATGGATTCAAGGTGGCGCTGGGGGTGCTACCGAAGGATGCGGCTAGTGCCTACGCCAAGACCGAAAGGTACGGTCCGGGAATTCTGTTGATCCTGATTCTGGCCGGGATCGTTTTCGGCATTCCCGTCTTCTCAACAGTGATATGGCCAGTAGTAAACCTCTTCGGAGACATAATCCTAGGTTCGAGCCTTCTGTGA
- a CDS encoding prephenate dehydrogenase: protein MERITIVGVGPIGVSIGQSLMKRKLSNTEVVITSGDRAVMSAVSKMDAAHKTIGGLRQAVETAQLVILDAPLGELHELMEAVGPSIEPGAVVTDTVSVKGPVIKWASEYLPSDASFVGGHPLLKATPYSLEEADPSIFNGARYTVTPSETSDEQSIRTVVGLIEALGAKPVFLDPAEHDSYAAAMHHLPVIMSSAFVNSTAGSDGWREMHMLAESQFEVFGRHASNDPLDNEAMSLADPEALAHWIDQLILELYEFRNEIKDGSEELIERFVSAWEHRARWEADAVVPQEGVRIPSAGESIASAMLGEKLAQRLGALRQKEEEQNTTYRSRR, encoded by the coding sequence TTGGAACGAATAACAATTGTGGGAGTCGGACCGATTGGAGTTTCAATCGGGCAGTCCCTTATGAAGCGCAAACTCAGCAACACCGAGGTCGTGATTACGTCAGGAGACCGCGCTGTCATGTCTGCTGTATCAAAGATGGATGCAGCTCACAAGACTATTGGCGGCCTTCGGCAAGCGGTGGAGACCGCCCAACTCGTGATACTCGACGCACCGCTCGGCGAGCTACATGAGCTGATGGAAGCGGTCGGACCATCAATTGAGCCTGGTGCGGTCGTGACCGATACGGTCAGCGTCAAGGGCCCTGTGATTAAGTGGGCCAGCGAGTACCTGCCATCAGACGCTAGCTTCGTTGGTGGTCATCCACTGTTGAAGGCGACTCCATATTCTCTCGAAGAGGCCGATCCGTCGATCTTCAACGGCGCAAGGTACACTGTCACTCCCTCAGAGACTTCGGACGAGCAGTCGATCAGGACCGTCGTGGGACTGATCGAGGCACTCGGCGCCAAGCCGGTGTTCCTCGATCCCGCAGAGCATGATTCATATGCCGCGGCAATGCACCACCTTCCGGTCATTATGTCGTCAGCGTTCGTCAACTCGACCGCGGGTAGTGACGGTTGGCGTGAGATGCACATGCTTGCGGAGTCTCAGTTCGAGGTGTTTGGGAGGCATGCCTCCAACGATCCACTGGACAATGAGGCTATGTCCCTGGCAGATCCGGAGGCGCTGGCACACTGGATAGACCAGTTAATCCTCGAGTTGTACGAGTTCAGAAACGAGATCAAGGACGGGAGCGAAGAGCTAATCGAGCGGTTTGTAAGCGCCTGGGAACACAGGGCGAGGTGGGAGGCGGACGCTGTCGTCCCACAGGAAGGCGTACGGATACCCAGCGCAGGTGAATCCATAGCGAGCGCGATGCTGGGTGAGAAACTCGCCCAAAGGCTTGGCGCGCTTCGACAGAAGGAAGAAGAGCAAAACACCACGTACAGATCCAGGAGATAG
- a CDS encoding S1 RNA-binding domain-containing protein, translated as MTTEQEREQVAPEEEDMGQLLDQMMGEIKNVRRGDVVEGVVMRADTSDGLFVNIGQKAEAHVPANEMRTIDTTDIEGLVGGSIIAMVVRPESGDNPAILSVDRAIGEQGWRYLEKAMDAGEVIEGSIAGFNRGGSIVEVEGVQGFVPMSQLVSVPRERFRIYQEGGDGLSEGETETIQEAQNAEIGRQIQMKVLEVNRSRNRAIFSERQAVQESRDARKAKLIEELEEGQTRNGTVTGISSFGAFVDIGGADGLIHISELSWSMVNSPEEVVSVGQKVDVYVLRVDAENMKIALSLRRLQPEPWETIHERHNIGDVVNATVTKLTNFGAFARVEDSIEGLIHISELSARMINHPREVVREGEQVEVKILRIEPERRRLGLSLKQASEERFF; from the coding sequence ATGACTACTGAACAAGAGCGAGAGCAAGTGGCCCCTGAAGAAGAAGATATGGGCCAGCTGCTCGATCAGATGATGGGGGAGATCAAGAATGTCCGCCGGGGCGACGTCGTTGAGGGCGTCGTGATGCGGGCAGACACCTCCGACGGCCTGTTTGTCAACATCGGACAGAAGGCCGAAGCCCATGTTCCCGCGAATGAGATGCGCACCATTGATACCACCGATATCGAAGGACTGGTGGGAGGGTCCATAATCGCAATGGTTGTTCGCCCTGAATCGGGCGACAATCCCGCGATACTGTCCGTGGATCGAGCTATTGGCGAGCAGGGCTGGCGCTACCTCGAGAAGGCGATGGATGCCGGAGAGGTTATCGAAGGCAGTATCGCCGGTTTCAACAGGGGTGGCTCAATCGTCGAAGTCGAAGGAGTCCAGGGCTTCGTACCCATGTCTCAGTTGGTTTCGGTACCCCGTGAGCGCTTCCGTATCTACCAGGAAGGCGGCGATGGCCTCTCCGAAGGAGAGACCGAGACCATTCAGGAGGCCCAGAACGCCGAAATCGGGCGCCAGATTCAGATGAAGGTTCTTGAAGTGAACCGGAGCCGGAATCGGGCCATCTTCTCCGAGCGGCAGGCCGTTCAGGAGTCGCGTGATGCTCGCAAGGCCAAGCTGATAGAAGAGCTTGAAGAAGGTCAGACCAGAAACGGTACCGTAACTGGCATCAGCAGCTTCGGCGCATTCGTCGACATTGGCGGCGCTGATGGGTTGATTCATATCTCAGAACTCTCGTGGAGCATGGTCAACTCCCCCGAAGAAGTGGTGAGCGTCGGCCAGAAGGTCGACGTATACGTACTGCGGGTAGACGCCGAAAACATGAAGATCGCTCTCAGCCTCAGGCGGCTCCAGCCCGAGCCGTGGGAGACCATCCACGAGCGTCACAACATCGGCGATGTCGTAAATGCAACTGTGACCAAGTTGACCAACTTCGGAGCCTTCGCGAGAGTTGAGGACTCCATTGAAGGTCTGATTCACATTTCCGAACTCTCAGCAAGGATGATTAATCACCCTCGGGAAGTTGTGAGGGAAGGTGAACAGGTAGAAGTCAAAATTCTGCGGATCGAGCCAGAACGTAGAAGGCTTGGACTCAGCCTCAAGCAGGCGAGTGAAGAGCGGTTCTTCTAA
- the gmk gene encoding guanylate kinase, translated as MTNRSVDSKSDGRLFVLSGPSGVGKDALLSVMKQQREDFYFTTTATTRPKRPGERDDVDYLFMARGEFQRMIDEDGLLEWAEVYGNLYGVPKSQVTDALEAGRNVLLKVDVQGAATVKRLYSDAVLIFLEPPSMESLDRRLTDRGTEQGEALRIKLETAREEMKAADWFDHRVVNHDGRLDEAVSDIARIVAQETTPK; from the coding sequence TTGACCAACCGGTCCGTGGACAGCAAATCTGACGGCCGCCTGTTTGTCCTGTCCGGGCCCTCAGGGGTCGGGAAGGACGCCCTGCTCTCTGTTATGAAGCAGCAGCGCGAGGATTTCTACTTTACGACTACGGCGACTACCCGTCCAAAGAGACCGGGCGAGCGCGACGACGTCGACTACCTCTTCATGGCACGCGGTGAATTTCAGCGCATGATAGATGAAGACGGCCTGCTGGAGTGGGCTGAAGTGTACGGCAACCTGTATGGGGTCCCAAAGTCGCAGGTGACTGATGCCCTTGAGGCTGGTCGCAATGTGCTTCTGAAAGTGGACGTCCAGGGCGCAGCAACGGTCAAGAGGCTGTACTCTGACGCGGTGCTGATATTTCTCGAGCCGCCAAGCATGGAGTCGCTGGACAGGCGACTTACGGATCGCGGCACAGAGCAAGGCGAGGCGCTAAGGATCAAGTTGGAGACGGCGCGCGAGGAAATGAAGGCAGCTGACTGGTTCGACCACAGGGTAGTGAACCATGACGGCAGGCTCGACGAAGCCGTGTCGGACATAGCCAGGATCGTTGCCCAGGAGACAACTCCGAAATAG
- a CDS encoding CoA transferase — MDQALSNIKVLDLTHVQAGPSCAQMLGFLGADVIKVEDTRGGDSTRTDLAHREDSDSVYFLIFNNNKRAVTLDLKTERGKELFIRLAQWADVLVENFSPGMLDRLGLGWDVLHCLNPRLIYATIKGFGTYGPYADYKGYEFVAQAVGGAMATTGYEDRPPVMITPGVGDSGSGLHAAIGILAALHKRDRTGVGQMVEVSMQDSVVNLMRMFLTRTLGHGIDHTRQGHSGTRGLPMVFPCEPGGPNDYVMIHPRGDGWDLMLAAMDRSDLIGDPRFDDEEERVKNSDEAERVITEWTSKHTKWEAMKILAESGVLAGATIGAAEVLENEHLIAREMIVNVDDPVRGDYKMVGIPVKLSDEENAVTKAPRYSEHTDEVLTTVLGCSPEDVDELRKQGVIV, encoded by the coding sequence ATGGACCAGGCGCTATCCAACATCAAGGTACTGGACCTCACTCACGTTCAGGCCGGACCGTCATGTGCCCAGATGCTGGGATTCCTGGGCGCGGACGTCATAAAGGTCGAAGATACCAGGGGCGGAGACAGCACACGCACTGATCTCGCACACCGCGAAGACTCAGACAGCGTCTACTTCCTGATTTTCAACAACAACAAGAGGGCGGTGACTCTCGACCTCAAGACGGAAAGGGGCAAGGAGCTGTTCATCCGGCTGGCGCAGTGGGCCGATGTGCTGGTCGAGAACTTCTCGCCGGGGATGCTGGACAGGCTGGGCCTGGGATGGGACGTGCTGCACTGTCTGAATCCGAGACTGATCTACGCGACCATCAAGGGCTTTGGCACCTACGGGCCATATGCGGACTACAAGGGTTACGAGTTCGTCGCGCAGGCCGTTGGCGGAGCGATGGCGACCACCGGATACGAAGACAGACCACCAGTGATGATCACGCCCGGAGTCGGAGACTCGGGAAGCGGGCTTCACGCTGCCATCGGCATACTTGCCGCGCTCCACAAGCGAGATCGCACAGGTGTGGGGCAGATGGTCGAAGTGTCGATGCAGGACTCTGTGGTGAACCTGATGCGGATGTTTCTCACAAGGACACTTGGGCACGGCATCGACCACACCCGACAGGGTCACAGTGGGACACGTGGCCTCCCCATGGTGTTCCCGTGCGAACCGGGCGGTCCAAACGACTATGTGATGATCCATCCTCGTGGTGACGGCTGGGACCTGATGCTGGCGGCGATGGACAGGTCTGACCTCATAGGCGATCCCCGTTTCGACGACGAAGAAGAGCGTGTGAAGAACAGCGATGAAGCGGAACGCGTGATCACCGAGTGGACGTCGAAACACACCAAGTGGGAAGCCATGAAGATTCTGGCGGAGTCTGGTGTGCTCGCGGGAGCGACGATCGGAGCGGCTGAGGTACTCGAAAACGAGCACCTTATCGCGAGGGAGATGATCGTCAATGTAGACGATCCGGTACGGGGCGACTACAAGATGGTCGGCATACCAGTCAAACTCTCAGATGAGGAAAACGCCGTAACGAAGGCGCCTCGATACTCCGAGCACACAGATGAGGTCTTAACGACAGTACTAGGCTGCTCACCTGAAGACGTTGATGAACTGCGAAAGCAGGGGGTAATCGTCTGA
- a CDS encoding iron-sulfur cluster assembly accessory protein, translated as MATTQLLEVSELAAQKFQDILQEEGEGDGLLRVMVMPGPQGGVQYMLSVEAEAAENDFVIDTHEIQVLVDADSAPLLDGSTIDYMEGLMRSGFVISNPNFQAGCGCGGGGGGCACGGGGGGCGCGGGGGGGCGCGGH; from the coding sequence GTGGCGACAACTCAGCTACTAGAGGTCAGCGAACTGGCCGCCCAGAAGTTCCAGGATATCCTCCAGGAGGAGGGTGAGGGCGACGGGCTGCTCCGCGTAATGGTGATGCCCGGTCCTCAAGGCGGCGTTCAGTACATGCTCAGCGTCGAAGCTGAGGCCGCTGAGAATGACTTCGTTATCGACACCCACGAAATCCAGGTGCTGGTTGACGCAGACAGCGCACCCCTGCTCGACGGCTCGACCATAGACTATATGGAAGGGCTGATGAGGAGCGGGTTCGTGATCAGTAACCCGAACTTCCAGGCCGGATGCGGCTGCGGTGGCGGCGGCGGCGGATGCGCTTGCGGCGGCGGCGGCGGCGGATGTGGCTGCGGCGGTGGAGGTGGCGGCGGATGCGGATGCGGCGGTCACTAA
- a CDS encoding L-rhamnonate dehydratase (catalyzes the formation of 2-keto-3-deoxy-L-rhamnonate from L-rhamnonate) — protein sequence MNIKSIRAFPVNLRPPIVTEPRVPAIPGAGHFTSPMARYEGEFPDRGWSSDWGRVACVVTADDGTWGLGITTNSGPVVSIINDHFSPLLEGQNAMSIEKHWDLMRRASSPYGTHGLTSYAISAVDNALWDLKGKLLGLPVYELLGGPVKDRIFCYASNTMLTYGTENYIDWFLELGFKAVKLFVRHGPEHDLEGLRKNEELVARTREQVGPDVEIAVDSWMSLNTEYIVRLVEALKPYRIKWLEDYLLPEDLDSYMKVRQRVPGQTLATGEHWYTIHPFALAAGQGLVDILQPDIAWVGGMTASIRICHIAEAHGVTVIGHGGMNYPYGQHLAYAMPVIPWGERSEGVAPPGVPLEEMVLLPGTPAIKDGYVKPSDAPGFGFEFDLDWLEERTA from the coding sequence TTGAACATAAAGAGCATCCGAGCATTCCCTGTAAACCTGAGGCCGCCGATTGTGACTGAGCCGCGAGTGCCAGCCATACCTGGCGCAGGACACTTCACTAGCCCCATGGCCCGGTACGAGGGCGAATTCCCCGATAGAGGCTGGAGCTCTGACTGGGGCCGCGTCGCATGTGTGGTGACTGCCGACGACGGCACATGGGGTCTTGGCATTACTACGAATAGCGGCCCCGTCGTCTCCATCATCAACGACCACTTCTCGCCGCTGCTCGAAGGCCAGAACGCGATGTCGATCGAAAAGCACTGGGACCTGATGCGGCGAGCGTCGTCTCCATACGGCACGCACGGCCTGACCAGCTACGCGATCAGTGCGGTCGACAACGCCCTCTGGGACCTAAAAGGCAAACTGCTAGGCCTGCCGGTGTATGAGTTGCTCGGCGGCCCGGTCAAGGACCGCATCTTCTGCTACGCCTCTAACACGATGCTGACTTACGGCACTGAGAATTACATTGACTGGTTCCTGGAACTGGGCTTCAAGGCCGTTAAGTTGTTCGTCCGTCACGGCCCTGAGCACGACCTCGAAGGCCTGCGTAAGAACGAGGAACTCGTCGCACGCACCCGCGAGCAGGTTGGGCCCGACGTAGAGATCGCGGTCGACTCATGGATGTCCCTGAACACCGAGTACATAGTCCGGCTGGTAGAGGCGCTCAAGCCATACAGGATTAAGTGGCTCGAAGACTATCTTCTTCCGGAAGACCTCGACAGCTACATGAAAGTCCGTCAGCGCGTTCCGGGACAGACGCTCGCTACCGGCGAACACTGGTACACGATCCACCCATTCGCGTTGGCTGCCGGACAGGGACTCGTGGACATACTCCAGCCCGACATTGCGTGGGTAGGTGGAATGACCGCCAGCATACGGATATGCCACATCGCCGAAGCACACGGCGTTACCGTTATCGGACACGGCGGGATGAACTACCCGTACGGCCAGCACCTTGCATACGCGATGCCTGTAATCCCGTGGGGAGAGAGGTCCGAGGGTGTTGCCCCTCCAGGTGTGCCACTGGAGGAGATGGTCCTGCTGCCGGGCACGCCTGCTATCAAGGACGGCTACGTTAAGCCCAGCGATGCTCCCGGCTTCGGCTTTGAGTTCGACCTCGACTGGCTGGAGGAACGCACCGCCTGA
- the aroA gene encoding 3-phosphoshikimate 1-carboxyvinyltransferase, which yields MNRTVEHSPRLEGTVVPPGDKSISHRAALLNAISDGDAVVSNFCVGDDRTSMLGCLRGLGVEIERAAEDGATADREYFNISGRGKSGLVEPNDVLFSGNSGTTMRLVSGLLAAQSFFSVITGDSSLRRRPMKRILTPLSMMGAEVMGRNGGSLAPLAFSGGEIQGIEYDMPVASAQLKSCILIAGLYAEGETTVIQPAESRDHTERMMAAMGADIEKDGLRVTVRPSELKSINIQVPSDISGAAFWLVAGAAHPNARITVKGVGVNPSRTGVLDVLAEMGANIRMENVREDGNEPAADLVVESSDLKGIEIGGDIIPRVVDELPVLAMAASQASGQTVIRDAAELRVKESDRISATAEGLHALGASIREIDDGMIIEGGSKLTGAEVVSHGDHRIAMSMAVAGLVAGGETHIGDSEAADVSYPSFWETLEGLRS from the coding sequence GTGAACCGAACAGTCGAGCACAGTCCCCGCCTCGAAGGAACGGTCGTTCCTCCCGGCGATAAGTCCATCTCGCACCGGGCGGCGCTGTTGAATGCCATTTCTGACGGCGACGCTGTGGTCTCCAACTTCTGCGTTGGCGACGACCGGACCTCGATGCTTGGCTGCCTGAGGGGCCTGGGCGTGGAGATCGAACGCGCGGCAGAGGATGGAGCTACTGCCGACAGGGAGTACTTCAACATCTCGGGCAGGGGCAAGTCCGGCCTGGTCGAGCCGAACGATGTCCTCTTTTCCGGGAACAGCGGCACTACGATGCGACTGGTCTCTGGTCTGCTCGCGGCACAATCGTTCTTCAGCGTCATCACTGGAGACTCGTCCCTGAGACGTCGACCCATGAAGAGAATCCTGACACCACTTTCGATGATGGGAGCCGAAGTGATGGGCCGAAATGGCGGCTCGCTTGCGCCCCTAGCCTTCAGCGGTGGTGAAATTCAAGGAATCGAATACGATATGCCCGTCGCGAGCGCTCAGCTCAAGTCGTGCATTCTGATTGCGGGTCTGTACGCAGAGGGCGAGACCACTGTGATCCAGCCCGCCGAATCCCGTGACCATACCGAGAGGATGATGGCCGCCATGGGGGCCGACATCGAAAAGGACGGACTCAGGGTGACCGTAAGACCGTCTGAACTGAAGTCGATCAACATCCAGGTGCCCTCTGACATCAGCGGGGCCGCCTTCTGGCTTGTCGCTGGAGCAGCACACCCTAACGCCCGGATTACCGTCAAAGGGGTCGGGGTCAACCCGTCCCGCACCGGCGTGCTCGATGTCCTGGCCGAGATGGGCGCGAACATTCGGATGGAGAATGTTCGCGAGGACGGCAATGAGCCGGCTGCAGACCTTGTCGTCGAATCAAGCGACCTGAAGGGCATCGAAATTGGTGGAGATATCATCCCGCGCGTAGTCGATGAGCTTCCGGTGCTGGCAATGGCTGCCTCGCAGGCCTCGGGCCAAACTGTCATAAGGGACGCCGCGGAACTAAGGGTCAAGGAATCGGATCGGATCTCGGCGACCGCCGAGGGTCTACACGCCCTTGGAGCCTCGATACGAGAGATCGACGACGGCATGATCATCGAGGGTGGCTCTAAGCTCACAGGCGCGGAAGTCGTCAGCCACGGAGACCATCGAATAGCCATGTCCATGGCGGTAGCAGGACTCGTTGCCGGCGGTGAGACTCACATTGGTGATTCAGAGGCCGCGGATGTCTCCTACCCATCTTTCTGGGAGACACTGGAAGGCCTGAGGTCCTGA
- a CDS encoding TIGR03617 family F420-dependent LLM class oxidoreductase, with translation MKVGSRLDGRTPQQIAASARRAERLGFDAYSSSETNHNPFLPLSIAAEHTERINLRTSIALAFARSPMDVAYIGWDLQAMSNGRFTLGLGSQVRGHIVRRFGMNWSAPAPRMREYIQALRHIWNAWQTQEPVKFHGDHFDFNLMPPFFNPGPIEKPDVKVFVSAVNPYMLRVAGEVCDGVLLHGFCTPKYTREVIIPNLEIGAKRAGRSLDDFEINAGGFIITGATEEEVESKKAGVKGQISFYASTRSYESVMSTHGWEDTAARLYRMSVDNKWGEMPNQVTDDMLETFAVIGTHDEIVDKLKEAHGDYATSISFDIPTPTGEDEEMMAGMVAELQSE, from the coding sequence TTGAAAGTCGGATCAAGATTGGATGGAAGGACACCACAGCAGATTGCGGCGTCGGCTCGTCGTGCGGAAAGGCTGGGCTTTGATGCCTACTCCTCCTCGGAGACAAACCATAACCCGTTTCTTCCGCTGTCCATAGCCGCGGAACACACGGAACGCATCAACCTGCGCACTTCCATAGCACTGGCTTTTGCAAGAAGTCCCATGGATGTCGCTTACATCGGCTGGGACCTCCAGGCAATGTCCAACGGCAGGTTCACACTAGGTCTGGGCAGCCAGGTCCGCGGACACATCGTCCGACGCTTCGGCATGAACTGGTCCGCACCGGCTCCCAGGATGAGGGAGTACATTCAGGCGCTTCGACATATCTGGAATGCCTGGCAGACACAGGAGCCGGTCAAGTTCCACGGCGATCACTTCGACTTCAACCTCATGCCCCCGTTCTTCAATCCTGGTCCCATCGAAAAGCCGGACGTGAAGGTGTTTGTGTCCGCGGTGAATCCATACATGCTCCGTGTGGCAGGGGAGGTCTGCGACGGGGTGCTGCTCCACGGTTTCTGCACTCCCAAGTACACCCGAGAGGTGATCATTCCAAACCTGGAAATCGGCGCCAAAAGAGCGGGCAGATCCCTGGACGATTTCGAGATCAACGCCGGCGGGTTCATCATTACCGGAGCCACGGAAGAAGAAGTGGAGTCCAAGAAGGCTGGAGTGAAAGGGCAGATTTCATTCTACGCTTCGACCAGGAGCTATGAGTCGGTTATGAGCACGCACGGCTGGGAAGACACCGCCGCGAGACTGTACCGGATGTCCGTCGACAACAAGTGGGGAGAGATGCCCAACCAGGTTACTGACGACATGCTCGAGACCTTCGCTGTGATCGGCACCCACGATGAGATCGTGGACAAGCTCAAGGAGGCCCATGGCGACTACGCCACGTCTATCAGCTTCGACATCCCGACACCCACGGGCGAGGACGAAGAGATGATGGCAGGTATGGTTGCCGAGCTGCAGTCGGAGTAA